The window TTGCTACCACCTCCTACGCAAGCGATAAGGTAATCGGGGTAATCCCGGCCTTCTTTCTCGATAAGTTGTTTTTTTATTTCTTGGCTGATGACCGATTGTAATCTCGCAACCATATCGGGATAAGGGTGTGGCCCTACGGTAGATCCTATAATGTAATAAGTGTCTGAAGGGTGACAGCACCAGTCGCGAATCGCTTCATTAGTAGCATCTTTCAGTGTCATATTTCCTGAAGTAACCGGACGTACCGTCGCACCGAGCATCTGCATTTTCTGTACGTTGATGTGTTGGCGTTCTACGTCGGTTTTCCCCATATATACGATACATTCCATATTCATAAGGGCACAAACTGTAGCGGTGGCGACACCATGTTGTCCGGCTCCGGTTTCGGCGATTATCCGTTTTTTACCTAACCGTTTAGCAAGAAGTATCTGTCCTATGGTATTGTTTATCTTGTGAGCACCGGTATGGTTCAGGTCTTCTCGTTTGAGGTAGATGCGACAACCGTATTTTTCAGAGAGTCGGCCGGCCAGATAAAGGGGGGAAGGGCGACCTACATAATCATGTAGTAGTTGATCGTATTCCTTTCGGAACGATTCGCTTTTAATGATTTTCAAATAATTATTTTTCAGGTTTTCAACGCATGCATATAATATTTCGGGGATATAAGCTCCTCCGAAATCTCCGTAAAAACCCGATTTGTCTACTTGATAGTTATTCATATTTTTGTTTTTTAATTTCATCACAATAAAAAAGGCCTGTCGTGTTCGACAGGCCTTTTTCAGTTTCATTATACTGTTTTTAGTTATATACATATAGGCTGCTTCTCACGACTTTGTAAGTTGTAAGTAGCGCCACCAATAAGTATTTACTAAAATTGTTCTCATTTTATTTGCTTTATGCGTACAAATGTATGTATTGATAGAATAAAAACAAACAATTACACGAAAAAAAATGTGAAATCTTTTAAAATCCTTTTTCCCTATATAATAATGTGTATTTCGATAAAATTAATGAATAAAAAAGTCTGTCTCCTGAAAAAAGAGCAGACTTTTTTATATTACCGATATAAGAAAATTATTCGTTAATGAGTAACCAGGCGTCGTCGAATTTGTTATATCGAGCCTTTACGCTTTCCCGTAGATTGGTCGCCGAAGGTCTGTCATCGAAACTGCCCACGATTACACGATACATGCCTTGAGCATTACGTACTACAAAAGCATTATATCCATCGGCTACAAGCTGTTGAGTAAGTCCGTTTGCATTAG of the Coprobacter tertius genome contains:
- the trpB gene encoding tryptophan synthase subunit beta produces the protein MNNYQVDKSGFYGDFGGAYIPEILYACVENLKNNYLKIIKSESFRKEYDQLLHDYVGRPSPLYLAGRLSEKYGCRIYLKREDLNHTGAHKINNTIGQILLAKRLGKKRIIAETGAGQHGVATATVCALMNMECIVYMGKTDVERQHINVQKMQMLGATVRPVTSGNMTLKDATNEAIRDWCCHPSDTYYIIGSTVGPHPYPDMVARLQSVISQEIKKQLIEKEGRDYPDYLIACVGGGSNAAGTIYHYLDNDKVKIVLAEAGGKGITTGLSAATIQLGKLGIIHGSKTLVMQSDDGQIEEPYSISAGLDYPGIGPLHANLAQKHRATVLAIDDDEALAAALELTRIEGIIPALESAHALGTLPKLKFKYDDIVVLTVSGRGDKDMETYIQKLQTDTE